Proteins encoded in a region of the Streptomyces violaceoruber genome:
- a CDS encoding outer membrane protein assembly factor BamB family protein produces MGQGPLDVRDTVEERQASINGTMAFRFSVDDMKPGEHVEMPGMWATDRILAKGINKTLVGMSIGTDAAPGDEKWRLALDGPICGYTRKVTGDNRTAVLFRANDWADEALCNQVAFVDLDDGRLLWQNRFSVSQLGRESSDATGTEKDRPGVALAHGTVAVTWGGGTIGYDMKGGATRWSTATTAPCQDMGVVGGRGLIVREYCWNGDPGPAGSWRDITYRLRKLDLATGAALWTYTAAEGIRSLHVPSVAPTVLAVSAGDTGITDLISLDDQGHNRATISLRNGAYVAECSDTEYLMIDDCPTIAVGKEQVFIRSKDQLEEQTYNWIIGFDLATGDTTKKFDSGPGALLQPVRMSGDRLLALRLSDDHIAPNALVALDPRTDEEVPFLYFGLPSEAQLMTMTDQNDIVVQDGRLFFGVKSANGPGDGKKKQWSYLVLGIGSVVPQKS; encoded by the coding sequence GTGGGCCAGGGCCCGCTCGACGTCCGTGACACGGTCGAGGAGCGGCAGGCCAGCATCAACGGCACGATGGCCTTCCGGTTCTCGGTGGACGACATGAAGCCCGGCGAACACGTGGAGATGCCCGGGATGTGGGCCACGGACCGCATCCTCGCCAAAGGCATCAACAAGACCCTTGTCGGCATGAGTATCGGCACCGATGCCGCACCGGGCGACGAGAAGTGGCGGCTCGCGCTCGACGGTCCGATCTGCGGTTACACCCGCAAGGTCACCGGAGACAATCGCACCGCAGTCCTCTTCCGGGCGAACGACTGGGCGGACGAGGCCCTCTGCAACCAGGTGGCCTTCGTCGACCTCGACGACGGCCGCCTGCTCTGGCAAAACCGATTCTCCGTCTCCCAGCTGGGGCGCGAGTCGAGCGACGCCACGGGCACCGAGAAGGACCGACCCGGGGTGGCCCTCGCACACGGCACGGTCGCCGTCACCTGGGGCGGCGGCACCATTGGCTACGACATGAAGGGCGGGGCCACCCGTTGGTCCACGGCGACCACCGCGCCCTGTCAGGACATGGGGGTGGTCGGCGGCCGAGGACTGATCGTCCGGGAATACTGCTGGAACGGTGACCCCGGTCCCGCCGGATCCTGGCGGGACATCACGTACCGGCTGCGGAAGCTGGACCTGGCCACGGGCGCAGCCCTGTGGACGTATACCGCCGCCGAGGGCATCCGCAGCCTCCATGTGCCCTCCGTCGCCCCGACCGTCCTCGCCGTGTCCGCCGGTGACACCGGGATCACCGACCTCATCTCCCTCGACGACCAGGGCCACAACCGAGCCACCATCAGTCTCCGCAACGGCGCGTACGTCGCTGAATGCTCAGACACCGAATACCTCATGATCGACGACTGCCCGACCATCGCCGTCGGAAAGGAACAGGTCTTCATCCGCAGCAAGGACCAACTCGAGGAGCAGACGTACAACTGGATCATCGGCTTCGACCTCGCCACGGGGGACACGACCAAGAAGTTCGACTCCGGCCCCGGTGCTCTGCTCCAACCGGTGCGCATGAGCGGCGACCGCCTTCTCGCTCTGCGCCTGAGCGACGACCACATCGCGCCGAACGCACTCGTCGCTCTGGATCCGCGGACGGACGAGGAGGTGCCGTTCCTCTACTTCGGACTGCCGAGCGAGGCACAGTTGATGACAATGACGGATCAGAACGACATCGTCGTCCAGGACGGGCGACTCTTCTTCGGAGTC
- a CDS encoding SCO5717 family growth-regulating ATPase: protein MSSDRDGIRGGWATPGDDQPDAESSVETTGEFTIDYAPPAWYTQNASGDGGQGEGEGADPPSGSAGSPPASAPTAPPAPRGPVPPLPGLTPPPHATPHGPSSVPAPAPGAPFTPPPPAPAPGAAFTPPPPPGPGAPFTPPAPPSGGPAGLPKLPVGSGFEPQPQPTPSQQSASPEPEPEVRTPEPEAMADPAPAAGLASPTALPTFPAGGFQLQAPAPPPPAEEPEAAAEPEPGPDREPDTGDLDNGDLESGATMRFSSVALKRELAERAAAEDAAGEGPAAGTDEVRDTPDEPFVSTGFTDADAETDADAETDVDTESDFESVSDEAPDAESGGGYGDVADPRLGGSAPDAEPEPEPESEPVVLAAVAESESAERVGDEPEDSVPAADVPVHAVPDDAAPPADSVPQDAVPQDATPPAPEGMPPLPPSYPPVAPAAAHQWPAQPQPPTQPQTAPAPPEQPGVAAQQPPFQPQAPQPAPAGWDAPPAPQPGYGFPQPGAQAPQPQPHSPAQPPGGYGFPQAPQAPHGPSPQQQPYPGVPQQQAPQAQGGGQAPPAQPGQPAQPGQPMQPGQPGQAPNAPQAAPHPPQAPPAQQPEYQPQAQQPQPQPQPQPYQQPADPRLGAAWPQPMQHDQRQATNPGAAPLGYTAAVELSSDRLVNNKRQKAKSSRPAAGGSRFKLGGKKEEAERQRKLDQIRTPVLSCYRIAVISLKGGVGKTTTTTALGSTLATERQDKILAIDANPDAGTLGRRVRRETGATIRDLVQAIPYLNSYMDIRRFTSQASSGLEIIANDVDPAVSTTFNDEDYRRAIDVLGQQYPIILTDSGTGLLYSAMRGVLDLADQLIIISTPSVDGASSASTTLDWLSAHGYADLVSRSITVISGVRETGKMIKVDDIVGHFQTRCRGVVVVPFDEHLSAGAEVDLDMMRPKVREAYFNLAAMVAEDFVRHQQSHGLWTSDGNPPPVAAPPMPGQQTPGQQMPGQPMPGQPMPGQQMPPQQGQPMPPQPGQPVPGQPYPPQPAPGQQQPYPQPGYNQPYAQPGYGYPQPGQPGHPGQPQQQPQQQQQPQQGQTPPPPPPQQ from the coding sequence GTGAGCAGCGATCGGGACGGGATCCGCGGGGGCTGGGCTACACCCGGCGATGACCAACCCGACGCGGAGTCCTCCGTCGAGACGACCGGTGAGTTCACCATCGACTACGCGCCGCCCGCCTGGTACACGCAGAACGCGTCCGGTGACGGTGGGCAGGGGGAGGGTGAGGGGGCCGATCCGCCCTCCGGTTCGGCCGGTTCTCCCCCGGCTTCCGCTCCGACGGCTCCGCCTGCGCCTCGTGGTCCGGTTCCGCCGTTGCCGGGGCTGACTCCCCCGCCGCACGCGACGCCCCATGGACCTTCCTCCGTGCCGGCTCCCGCCCCGGGCGCGCCCTTCACGCCTCCGCCCCCGGCGCCGGCTCCGGGGGCGGCGTTCACGCCGCCTCCGCCGCCTGGGCCGGGTGCGCCGTTCACTCCGCCCGCGCCGCCGAGCGGGGGGCCGGCCGGGTTGCCCAAGCTGCCGGTGGGGAGTGGGTTCGAGCCGCAGCCGCAGCCGACACCATCGCAGCAGTCCGCGTCGCCCGAGCCCGAGCCGGAGGTTCGGACGCCGGAGCCGGAGGCCATGGCTGACCCGGCGCCTGCCGCGGGGCTCGCGTCTCCCACGGCCCTGCCGACGTTCCCGGCCGGCGGGTTCCAGCTCCAGGCTCCCGCTCCGCCGCCTCCCGCCGAGGAGCCCGAGGCAGCGGCCGAGCCCGAACCTGGACCCGACCGCGAGCCCGACACCGGCGACCTCGACAACGGCGACCTGGAAAGCGGCGCGACCATGCGCTTCTCCTCGGTCGCCCTCAAGCGTGAACTCGCCGAGCGGGCCGCCGCGGAGGACGCCGCCGGGGAGGGTCCGGCGGCCGGTACCGACGAGGTCCGTGACACGCCGGACGAGCCCTTCGTGAGCACGGGCTTCACTGACGCCGACGCCGAAACCGACGCCGACGCCGAAACCGACGTCGACACGGAGTCCGACTTCGAGTCGGTCTCCGACGAGGCTCCCGACGCGGAGTCCGGTGGCGGGTACGGCGACGTGGCCGACCCCCGCCTCGGTGGGTCGGCGCCCGACGCCGAGCCGGAGCCGGAGCCGGAGTCCGAGCCGGTCGTCCTGGCGGCCGTCGCCGAGTCCGAATCCGCCGAGCGGGTCGGCGACGAGCCCGAGGACAGCGTCCCGGCGGCGGACGTGCCCGTGCACGCGGTGCCCGACGACGCCGCGCCGCCGGCCGACAGCGTGCCGCAGGACGCCGTTCCGCAGGACGCGACGCCCCCCGCACCCGAGGGGATGCCGCCGCTGCCTCCGTCGTACCCGCCGGTCGCGCCGGCGGCGGCCCACCAGTGGCCCGCACAGCCCCAGCCCCCGACACAGCCCCAGACCGCGCCCGCGCCTCCCGAGCAGCCGGGCGTAGCGGCGCAGCAGCCTCCCTTCCAGCCGCAGGCTCCGCAGCCGGCGCCCGCCGGGTGGGACGCGCCGCCCGCGCCTCAGCCCGGCTACGGCTTCCCGCAGCCCGGTGCGCAGGCCCCGCAGCCCCAGCCCCACTCCCCCGCCCAGCCGCCCGGCGGATACGGCTTCCCGCAGGCGCCGCAGGCCCCGCACGGGCCGTCGCCGCAGCAGCAGCCGTATCCCGGTGTGCCGCAGCAGCAGGCGCCGCAGGCTCAGGGCGGCGGTCAGGCTCCGCCCGCCCAGCCGGGGCAGCCCGCCCAGCCCGGTCAGCCGATGCAACCCGGTCAGCCGGGGCAGGCTCCCAACGCACCGCAGGCGGCGCCCCACCCGCCCCAGGCGCCCCCCGCCCAGCAGCCGGAGTACCAGCCGCAGGCACAGCAGCCCCAGCCGCAACCGCAGCCCCAGCCGTACCAGCAGCCCGCCGATCCCCGTCTCGGGGCCGCCTGGCCGCAGCCGATGCAGCACGACCAGCGGCAGGCCACCAATCCGGGGGCGGCGCCGCTCGGTTACACGGCGGCCGTGGAGCTGTCGTCCGACCGGCTGGTGAACAACAAGCGGCAGAAGGCGAAGAGCAGCCGTCCGGCGGCCGGTGGTTCGCGGTTCAAGCTGGGCGGTAAGAAGGAGGAGGCCGAGCGGCAGCGGAAGCTGGACCAGATCCGCACCCCGGTGCTGTCCTGCTACCGCATCGCCGTCATCAGCCTCAAGGGCGGCGTCGGCAAGACGACCACCACCACCGCGCTCGGCTCCACGCTCGCCACGGAGCGGCAGGACAAGATCCTCGCGATCGACGCCAACCCGGACGCCGGTACGCTCGGCCGACGGGTGCGCCGGGAGACCGGGGCCACCATCCGGGACCTCGTCCAGGCGATCCCGTATCTCAACTCGTACATGGACATCAGGCGGTTCACCTCGCAGGCCTCGTCCGGTCTGGAGATCATCGCCAACGACGTCGACCCGGCCGTGTCCACGACCTTCAACGACGAGGACTACCGGCGCGCGATCGACGTGCTCGGTCAGCAGTACCCGATCATCCTCACCGACTCGGGCACCGGTCTCCTCTACAGCGCCATGCGCGGCGTGCTCGACCTCGCCGACCAGCTCATCATCATCTCGACGCCGTCCGTGGACGGTGCGAGCAGCGCCAGTACGACCCTGGACTGGCTGTCGGCACACGGCTACGCCGACCTCGTCTCGCGGTCGATCACGGTCATCTCCGGGGTCCGCGAGACCGGCAAGATGATCAAGGTCGACGACATCGTGGGGCACTTCCAGACCCGCTGCCGGGGTGTCGTCGTGGTCCCGTTCGACGAGCACCTGTCCGCCGGTGCCGAGGTCGACCTCGACATGATGCGGCCGAAGGTGCGGGAGGCGTACTTCAACCTCGCGGCCATGGTCGCCGAGGACTTCGTCCGCCACCAGCAGTCGCACGGCCTGTGGACGTCCGACGGCAACCCGCCGCCGGTCGCCGCCCCGCCCATGCCGGGCCAGCAGACGCCGGGGCAGCAGATGCCCGGGCAGCCCATGCCGGGCCAGCCCATGCCCGGCCAGCAGATGCCGCCGCAGCAGGGCCAGCCGATGCCGCCGCAGCCCGGACAGCCCGTGCCGGGCCAGCCGTACCCGCCGCAGCCCGCGCCCGGACAACAGCAGCCGTACCCCCAGCCCGGTTACAACCAGCCCTACGCCCAGCCCGGTTACGGATATCCGCAACCGGGACAGCCGGGACACCCAGGGCAGCCACAGCAACAGCCACAGCAACAGCAACAGCCGCAACAGGGGCAGACGCCCCCTCCGCCCCCGCCCCAGCAGTAG